The Ornithinimicrobium faecis genome includes a window with the following:
- a CDS encoding winged helix-turn-helix transcriptional regulator, giving the protein MSDLNLSFQVERHPETVALAAGHRPRSVIVALGLAEGPMEQFIRDLTSSAGPQHTVLALVRDLSEEQESTLLEVGARDALNLPSTAGRLRARLALAMRGFPLPTSDVAEVVRRGCLAIHLGRREVRVHNEEVGLTKTEFDLLASLAQRPRNVLSRQELTSAVMGHDHMGARALESHLSRLRRKIELAGGPRLVEPVRGVGYRLGVS; this is encoded by the coding sequence GTGAGCGACCTCAATCTCTCGTTCCAGGTCGAACGGCACCCCGAGACCGTGGCATTGGCAGCGGGTCACCGCCCTCGATCCGTCATCGTGGCACTCGGCCTGGCGGAGGGTCCTATGGAGCAGTTCATCCGAGATCTCACGTCATCCGCTGGGCCGCAGCACACCGTCTTGGCGCTGGTGCGCGACCTCAGCGAGGAGCAGGAGTCGACCTTGCTGGAGGTCGGTGCCCGAGACGCACTCAATCTCCCCTCCACAGCCGGTCGGCTCCGAGCTCGACTGGCCCTGGCCATGCGTGGATTCCCCCTCCCCACGTCAGATGTCGCCGAGGTGGTGCGCCGTGGCTGTCTGGCGATCCATCTCGGCCGACGGGAAGTGCGGGTCCACAACGAAGAAGTCGGGCTCACCAAGACGGAGTTCGACCTTCTGGCCAGCCTTGCCCAGCGCCCCAGGAATGTGCTCAGCCGGCAGGAACTCACATCGGCCGTGATGGGGCACGACCATATGGGTGCACGGGCCCTCGAGTCACACCTCAGCCGCCTGCGCCGCAAGATCGAACTCGCCGGCGGACCGCGACTCGTGGAGCCGGTCCGCGGGGTCGGCTATCGACTCGGCGTGTCCTGA